TATTTTAAGGTCAGCAAAGCGCCAATTGAGATATACCGCAAATTCCGCACTATAAATCCCTCACCGTATTTATTCTACGTCAATTTCGGTGATGAGTGCCTTGTGGGTGCCTCGCCTGAGATGTTCCTCCGTGTGGAGCACGGGCTGGTTCAGACGAGACCTATTTCTGGTACTATTGAGAGGGGTGAGAATCCGATAGAGGACTATGAGAAGATGATGCAGCTCTTGAATTCCCTGAAAGAGAAATCTGAACTTGATATGCTGATTGATTTAGCACGGAATGACATTGCAAGAGTTTGTAAACCGGGCGTGGAAGTTCGGGACTATCGGTTCGTGGAGAAATACTCGGCTGTGATGCATACGGTGGCGCATGTAGAGGGTATGCTGGATACTGCCAAATTCGAGCCTTTTGATGCTTTCATCGTGTCATTAAATGCAGGTACTCTTACCGGTGCGCCAAAAATAGCAGCAATGAACCTGATTGAGCGATTTGAGCACACAAGAAGGGGTTATTATGGCGGTAACGTCGGCTACATCACCTTCTCCGGTAATCTTGATTTTGGTATCATTATCAGGACCGCATATATAAGGGACGGCATTGCGGAGATCCGTGTTGGTGCCACGATACTGTATGATTCACAGCCCGAGAACGAGTGGAGAGAGACGATGAATAAGGGCAAAGCATTCTTCAAGATCATAGAGGATACAGGAGGGATTGAAGATGGAGATGGAGATGGAGACGAATACGAAGAAGGCGCTCAGAATATTCATGGTTGATAACTATGATTCCTTCACATTCAATCTCGTGGATTATTTCCGGAGATTCAATTGTGAGGTGATTGTATATCGAAACCGACTGGATGTGGACATAATAGAGGATATAGACCCGGACTTGATTGTGCTATCACCTGGTCCTTCAATACCGGCTAATGCGGGCAATCTGCTCAGGGTGATTGAACAATACCACAGGAGTTACCCCATATTTGGTATCTGTCTGGGTCATCAAGCGCTAATAGAATTCTTTGGTGGTGAACTGGGTCTTTTAGCTTATCCCTGCCATGGTAAGCAATCTCCAATTCAGCATGACGGTAAGACGATATACAGAGGTATACCAAACCCGTTTATGGGTGGCAGGTATCACTCTCTAATTGGTAAGGTCATACCAGCGAGTTTGGAGGTCACAGCCACTACTGCCACTACTACCACTACTAATGGAGATATAGTCATGGGCGTTCGCCACAGGCGCCTGCCGATAGAGGGTGTGCAATTCCATCCAGAATCTATCCTGACGTTCCCTACCGGGTTGAAGATAATACAGAACGTGATCGAATGGGCAAAGGCTATTGCTATTTAGTCTTTAGTTCCTGTGGC
This DNA window, taken from Methanophagales archaeon, encodes the following:
- a CDS encoding aminodeoxychorismate/anthranilate synthase component II, coding for MEMEMETNTKKALRIFMVDNYDSFTFNLVDYFRRFNCEVIVYRNRLDVDIIEDIDPDLIVLSPGPSIPANAGNLLRVIEQYHRSYPIFGICLGHQALIEFFGGELGLLAYPCHGKQSPIQHDGKTIYRGIPNPFMGGRYHSLIGKVIPASLEVTATTATTTTTNGDIVMGVRHRRLPIEGVQFHPESILTFPTGLKIIQNVIEWAKAIAI